One genomic region from Nitrospira sp. encodes:
- a CDS encoding nucleotidyltransferase domain-containing protein: MAAGWFNPLNHDFSTTSAHASLKAMKTIPSGLLEKVVERLKAEFQPDEIYLFGSHAWGVPSDDSDVDLMVIVRDSAEKAIRRMQRAHRCLSGLGFPKDVLVPTRAQVDRYKHLRASLFHQVLAKGRKLYG; encoded by the coding sequence ATGGCGGCGGGTTGGTTCAACCCCCTCAACCATGACTTCTCAACGACATCGGCTCATGCTAGTCTGAAAGCCATGAAGACAATCCCCTCAGGCTTGTTGGAGAAAGTCGTGGAACGGCTGAAAGCCGAGTTTCAACCGGATGAGATTTATCTGTTCGGCTCACATGCTTGGGGCGTGCCCAGTGACGACAGTGACGTGGACTTGATGGTCATTGTCCGCGACAGCGCTGAAAAGGCCATCCGACGGATGCAACGGGCGCACCGCTGTTTGAGCGGGTTGGGTTTTCCCAAGGACGTGCTCGTTCCCACGCGCGCTCAAGTTGACCGCTACAAACACTTGCGGGCTTCCTTGTTTCACCAAGTGCTCGCCAAGGGTCGCAAACTCTATGGATGA
- a CDS encoding ABC transporter ATP-binding protein, which produces MSSEGLAKESPIPSPLSSALAEESRSEEVQSSSPHQPAQVADDVAIRVQNLSKCYHIYDKPHDRLKQSIYPYLQRLAGKQPKQYFREFWALKNVSFEIKKGETVGIIGRNGSGKSTLLQLICGTLSATSGTIETEGRIAALLELGSGFNPEFTGRENVYMNAAVLGLSKKETDARFDQIAAFADIGEFIEQPVKTYSSGMFVRLAFSVQVSIDPEILVVDEALAVGDAYFVHRCMLRLHELKAQGVTIIFVSHASQTVAQLCDRAIWIGEGQIRRDGPAPSVVEEYLNSIFGLHGAASVARVKAAANDEEKRMATFETSMPNIDKRIGSQEVGVIGIGIYDLAGRRVVCVNHGSSVVLRITVKNNSCSYPDRLVVGYIFRNSRGENIASTNTLIEDAAVPPVAIGAMYTVSIRICLPLLCPDNYAFSPSVGYVNLLGEPVVTDRVENAILLKITAIKIVPAIMRFASSFVSDEAQG; this is translated from the coding sequence ATGTCTTCTGAGGGTCTCGCGAAAGAATCCCCTATTCCCTCGCCACTTTCCTCCGCTCTGGCGGAAGAGAGCCGGTCTGAGGAGGTTCAATCTTCTTCTCCTCATCAACCTGCACAGGTGGCCGACGACGTCGCCATTCGGGTGCAAAACCTCAGCAAGTGCTATCACATCTACGACAAGCCGCATGATCGATTGAAGCAATCAATCTATCCATATTTGCAGCGACTGGCCGGGAAACAGCCCAAGCAATATTTTCGCGAATTCTGGGCGCTGAAAAATGTGTCATTTGAAATCAAGAAGGGTGAGACCGTCGGCATCATCGGGCGCAACGGCTCAGGGAAATCCACCTTGCTGCAACTCATCTGCGGTACGCTTAGCGCGACCAGCGGCACGATCGAAACAGAAGGCCGCATTGCGGCTCTATTGGAACTCGGCTCAGGCTTTAATCCGGAATTTACCGGACGAGAGAACGTCTACATGAATGCGGCGGTGCTTGGTCTGAGCAAGAAAGAAACCGATGCGCGGTTCGACCAGATCGCAGCCTTTGCGGACATTGGCGAATTCATAGAGCAACCGGTGAAGACCTATTCCAGCGGCATGTTTGTGCGGCTGGCTTTTTCTGTTCAAGTCAGTATTGATCCTGAAATTCTGGTGGTTGACGAAGCCTTGGCGGTGGGAGATGCATACTTTGTGCATCGCTGCATGCTAAGGCTTCACGAACTGAAAGCCCAAGGAGTAACGATCATATTTGTGTCGCATGCATCACAGACGGTTGCGCAGCTATGTGATCGTGCGATCTGGATCGGGGAAGGGCAGATACGACGGGATGGGCCAGCTCCATCCGTAGTAGAGGAGTATCTGAATTCCATTTTTGGCCTGCATGGCGCCGCATCGGTAGCTCGGGTGAAGGCTGCTGCAAATGATGAAGAAAAGAGGATGGCGACGTTCGAAACGTCAATGCCCAACATAGACAAGCGAATAGGATCGCAAGAAGTTGGCGTAATTGGTATTGGCATATATGATCTAGCAGGTAGGCGAGTCGTATGTGTTAATCATGGCAGTAGCGTGGTTCTCAGAATTACGGTTAAAAACAATTCGTGTAGCTATCCAGATCGCTTGGTAGTGGGATATATATTTCGGAATTCACGAGGTGAGAATATAGCTAGCACAAATACCCTTATCGAAGATGCAGCTGTTCCGCCTGTTGCCATAGGCGCAATGTACACCGTTTCGATTCGGATTTGCCTTCCTCTTCTGTGTCCTGACAACTATGCGTTCAGCCCTTCGGTTGGATATGTAAACCTTCTGGGCGAACCGGTGGTGACTGACAGGGTGGAAAACGCCATTTTACTAAAAATAACTGCAATAAAAATTGTTCCTGCAATCATGCGGTTTGCGTCCTCGTTTGTTTCCGACGAGGCACAAGGATGA
- a CDS encoding sulfotransferase family 2 domain-containing protein yields MKYIILHHHFFKNAGSTLIDILKREFGEGFEEYHPSAESEGYFSDETLAGYLHGKQPTAISSHHFIGQNYNLSPFLNRQFRFYDFILVRHPLKRLASMYSYYQTIGQSNHPIAQVAQRSTLQEFLKFLIREHPNHVLSPQVCNLAGAPLPPMAKHLDEAIARLRVCAVSSTVEDFKAAMIAAEYFLKPVFRNLRLHYATEVNRSPRIEGYDGTLSSLEEVLGKTLFSTLVDMNALDIELCKTASFELESRTKQIPHYLELANDFESRCGASPITVS; encoded by the coding sequence ATGAAATATATTATTTTGCATCATCATTTCTTTAAAAATGCTGGTTCTACCCTGATCGATATACTAAAACGGGAGTTCGGTGAGGGCTTCGAGGAATATCATCCCTCAGCTGAGAGCGAGGGCTATTTCTCAGACGAGACGTTAGCTGGTTATCTTCACGGCAAACAGCCGACTGCAATCTCAAGCCATCATTTCATCGGACAAAATTACAATCTAAGCCCTTTTCTGAACAGGCAGTTCAGGTTTTATGACTTCATTCTTGTGCGCCATCCGCTCAAACGATTAGCTTCAATGTATAGCTACTATCAAACGATCGGGCAGAGCAATCACCCTATCGCGCAGGTGGCGCAACGTTCCACCTTGCAAGAGTTTCTCAAATTTCTGATCCGTGAGCACCCGAACCATGTTCTAAGCCCCCAAGTATGTAATCTAGCAGGTGCCCCATTGCCTCCCATGGCGAAGCATCTTGATGAGGCGATTGCCAGGCTCAGAGTTTGTGCAGTCTCTAGCACTGTTGAAGACTTTAAGGCGGCGATGATCGCTGCCGAGTATTTTCTTAAGCCGGTGTTTCGAAACCTGCGCTTGCATTATGCGACAGAGGTCAATCGTTCGCCAAGGATTGAAGGTTACGATGGTACGTTGTCCTCCTTGGAAGAAGTCCTTGGAAAGACATTGTTTTCGACGCTAGTCGACATGAATGCGTTGGATATCGAGCTGTGCAAGACGGCAAGTTTTGAACTGGAGAGCCGCACAAAACAAATTCCTCATTATCTTGAATTAGCAAATGACTTCGAGTCGCGTTGTGGGGCGTCACCTATCACAGTCTCCTAA